The following coding sequences lie in one Oncorhynchus gorbuscha isolate QuinsamMale2020 ecotype Even-year linkage group LG10, OgorEven_v1.0, whole genome shotgun sequence genomic window:
- the LOC124046001 gene encoding ATP-dependent RNA helicase DDX19A-like isoform X1 has product MATDSWALAVDKQEASTDSFGSLVIRSLTQGGGDAAPTNKAKKGTTKQVENDTNVEGEEKEDKAAQSLLNKMIHTSLVNTTNQVEVLQRDPNSPLYSVKTFEELRLKDKLLKGVYDMGFNRPSKIQENALPMMLAEPVYYPSGSRPQNLIAQSQSGTGKTAAFVLAMLSHVDPTNKWAQCLCIAPTYELALQTGKVIEQMGKFYPEVKLAYAIRGNKLDRGAKLQEQIVIGTPGTVLDWCSKLKIINPKKISVFVLDEADVMIATQGHQDQSIRIQRMLPKECQMLLFSATFEDSVWKFAERVVPDSNIIKLKREEETLDTIKQYYVLCSDKEEKFTALCNIYGAITIAQAMIFCHTRRTAGWLAAELTKEGHVVALLSGEMTVEQRATIIERFREGKEKVLVTTNVCSRGIDVEQVSVVINFDLPMDKDGNADNETYLHRIGRTGRFGKRGLAVNMIDSKHSMNILNQIEEHFNKKINKLDTDDLDEIEKISN; this is encoded by the exons ATGGCTACTGACTCTTGGGCCCTTGCTGTCGATAAACAGGAAGCTTCGACTGACTCA TTCGGCTCCTTGGTGATAAGATCTCTAACTCAAGGTGGAGGTGATGCTGCACCTACTAATAAGGCAAAAAAGG GTACCACAAAGCAAGTGGAGAATGACACCAACGTCGAGGGGGAGGAAAAAG AGGACAAAGCAGCCCAGTCATTGTTGAATAAGATGATCCACACCAGCCTTGTGAACACTACCAATCAAGTAGAGGTTCTTCAGAGGGATCCCAACTCTCCCCTTTACTCGGTCAAGACATTTGAAGAGCTGAGGct GAAAGATAAGCTGCTGAAGGGAGTGTATGACATGGGCTTCAACAGACCCTCTAAGATCCAGGAGAATGCCCTGCCCATGATGCTGGCAGAGCC CGTGTATTATCCCTCTGGTTCCAGACCTCAGAACCTGATTGCCCAATCACAGTCCGGTACAGGTAAAACAGCTGCCTTCGTGCTGGCCATGCTCAGCCATGTCGACCCAACTAACAAATGGGCACAG TGTCTTTGCATTGCCCCAACGTACGAGCTAGCTTTGCAGACTGGTAAAGTCATTGAGCAGATGGGGAAATTCTATCCTGAGGTCAAATTGGCATATGCCATTCGTGGCAATAAAT TGGACCGAGGGGCGAAGCTTCAGGAGCAGATTGTCATCGGGACACCTGGCACGGTCTTGGACTGGTGCTCCAAACTGAAGATCATCAACCCCAAGAAGATCAGCGTCTTTGTCCTGGATGAGGCTGATGTCATGATCGCCACACAGGGTCACCAGGACCAGAGCATCCGGATCCAAAG AATGTTGCCAAAGGAATGTCAGATGCTGCTGTTCTCTGCCACCTTTGAGGACTCTGTGTGGAAGTTTGCTGAGAGGGTTGTGCCAGACTCCAACATCATCAAGCTGAAACgtgaagaggagactctggaCACCATCAAGCAGTATTACGTGCTTTGCAGCGACAAGGAGGAAAAGTTTACAGCACTCTGTAATATCTACGGCGCCATCACCATCGCCCAAGCTATGATCTTCTGTCAC ACCCGAAGgacagctggctggctggctgcagaGCTGACCAAGGAGGGCCATGTGGTGGCGCTGCTGAGTGGGGAGATGACTGTGGAACAGAGAGCGACCATCATCGAACGCTTCAGGGAGGGCAAGGAGAAGGTCCTGGTGACCACCAACGTATGCTCCAGAG GCATTGATGTTGAACAAGTTTCTGTGGTGATAAATTTTGACCTGCCCATGGACAAAGACGGAAACGCCGACAACGAGACATACCTTCACCGGATTGGTCGCACAGGACGTTTCGGCAAGAGGGGCCTTGCAGTCAATATGATTGACAGCAAACACAGCATGAACATTCTCAACCAAATCGAGGAACATTTCA ATAAGAAGATCAACAAGCTTGACACTGATGATCTCGATGAAATCGAGAAAATCAGCAACTAG
- the LOC124046001 gene encoding ATP-dependent RNA helicase DDX19A-like isoform X2: MATDSWALAVDKQEASTDSFGSLVIRSLTQGGGDAAPTNKAKKGTTKQVENDTNVEGEEKEDKAAQSLLNKMIHTSLVNTTNQVEVLQRDPNSPLYSVKTFEELRLKDKLLKGVYDMGFNRPSKIQENALPMMLAEPPQNLIAQSQSGTGKTAAFVLAMLSHVDPTNKWAQCLCIAPTYELALQTGKVIEQMGKFYPEVKLAYAIRGNKLDRGAKLQEQIVIGTPGTVLDWCSKLKIINPKKISVFVLDEADVMIATQGHQDQSIRIQRMLPKECQMLLFSATFEDSVWKFAERVVPDSNIIKLKREEETLDTIKQYYVLCSDKEEKFTALCNIYGAITIAQAMIFCHTRRTAGWLAAELTKEGHVVALLSGEMTVEQRATIIERFREGKEKVLVTTNVCSRGIDVEQVSVVINFDLPMDKDGNADNETYLHRIGRTGRFGKRGLAVNMIDSKHSMNILNQIEEHFNKKINKLDTDDLDEIEKISN; encoded by the exons ATGGCTACTGACTCTTGGGCCCTTGCTGTCGATAAACAGGAAGCTTCGACTGACTCA TTCGGCTCCTTGGTGATAAGATCTCTAACTCAAGGTGGAGGTGATGCTGCACCTACTAATAAGGCAAAAAAGG GTACCACAAAGCAAGTGGAGAATGACACCAACGTCGAGGGGGAGGAAAAAG AGGACAAAGCAGCCCAGTCATTGTTGAATAAGATGATCCACACCAGCCTTGTGAACACTACCAATCAAGTAGAGGTTCTTCAGAGGGATCCCAACTCTCCCCTTTACTCGGTCAAGACATTTGAAGAGCTGAGGct GAAAGATAAGCTGCTGAAGGGAGTGTATGACATGGGCTTCAACAGACCCTCTAAGATCCAGGAGAATGCCCTGCCCATGATGCTGGCAGAGCC ACCTCAGAACCTGATTGCCCAATCACAGTCCGGTACAGGTAAAACAGCTGCCTTCGTGCTGGCCATGCTCAGCCATGTCGACCCAACTAACAAATGGGCACAG TGTCTTTGCATTGCCCCAACGTACGAGCTAGCTTTGCAGACTGGTAAAGTCATTGAGCAGATGGGGAAATTCTATCCTGAGGTCAAATTGGCATATGCCATTCGTGGCAATAAAT TGGACCGAGGGGCGAAGCTTCAGGAGCAGATTGTCATCGGGACACCTGGCACGGTCTTGGACTGGTGCTCCAAACTGAAGATCATCAACCCCAAGAAGATCAGCGTCTTTGTCCTGGATGAGGCTGATGTCATGATCGCCACACAGGGTCACCAGGACCAGAGCATCCGGATCCAAAG AATGTTGCCAAAGGAATGTCAGATGCTGCTGTTCTCTGCCACCTTTGAGGACTCTGTGTGGAAGTTTGCTGAGAGGGTTGTGCCAGACTCCAACATCATCAAGCTGAAACgtgaagaggagactctggaCACCATCAAGCAGTATTACGTGCTTTGCAGCGACAAGGAGGAAAAGTTTACAGCACTCTGTAATATCTACGGCGCCATCACCATCGCCCAAGCTATGATCTTCTGTCAC ACCCGAAGgacagctggctggctggctgcagaGCTGACCAAGGAGGGCCATGTGGTGGCGCTGCTGAGTGGGGAGATGACTGTGGAACAGAGAGCGACCATCATCGAACGCTTCAGGGAGGGCAAGGAGAAGGTCCTGGTGACCACCAACGTATGCTCCAGAG GCATTGATGTTGAACAAGTTTCTGTGGTGATAAATTTTGACCTGCCCATGGACAAAGACGGAAACGCCGACAACGAGACATACCTTCACCGGATTGGTCGCACAGGACGTTTCGGCAAGAGGGGCCTTGCAGTCAATATGATTGACAGCAAACACAGCATGAACATTCTCAACCAAATCGAGGAACATTTCA ATAAGAAGATCAACAAGCTTGACACTGATGATCTCGATGAAATCGAGAAAATCAGCAACTAG